The genomic DNA GAGCTCGAGGCCTCCAACGAGCACCTCTAGGCTCGGACCGGCGTTGCCGCCTCCTGCCCATGGCGACTCCTTGTACGTGATGCTCTCAGGATCAACACCCAGCCCGAGGAGGAGCTCATCACAGAGCTCCACAGTCCTGTCCTTCCAGTAGATCTCGTGTTCTTTTGTGTTGAAGACATGATGCGCCATCATCTCAAACGTCGTGAGATGCCTGCCGCTTCGCCCCACCGAATCGAGATCGTCGAGCCTGATGCACGGCTGGGATATGGTGAGGGGGTTCGCAGGCGGCGGGACCTGGCCTGATGTCACAAAAGGCTGGAAGTCAGCTATCGATGCTATTGTGAGGTAGATGTCGTCCCTCCATCTCGCAACAACCGGGTATCTCTGCACCCTCGTATGCCCGTGCGCCTCGAAGAAGCTCAGGTAATGCTCGCGCATCGAGTCCAGTTCCATCTCCCTGAAAACAGGAGAGCCTATGAATGAGTACGGATCGCACGGCGGATCCCCGCAGGTCCTCCTCGAGGCGTCCCTGGTCCAAAAACTGCCCCCGCAGCTCTCGCACACCTTGCGAACAAAACCCTCTGTCCTGAAGAATTCCAGTTGGTACTCGTCCTCGGGAAACATGTCAATCTACCAGCGTGATACAGAGCGAATATCTTATCAGCTCTAAAAGACTTTCTGAGCATGATGGAGGAGCTCTTCCCTTTTGGCAGGCACCCAAAGCACATCCTGAACGAGATGAAGTGGCGCGGCTTCGATCTCAGTGATGTGGAGATCGAGATACTCCACAGGGGCGCGCCATCGAACAGGATCCACGCAAGGGCGAGCGAGATCGCTCTCGGCAGGTCGTTCTTCACGTACATGGGCACGGATATACCCTACCACAGGATCGAGAAGATTGTGTACAAGGGAAGAACGGTCTTCTCGCGCGCGGATATTGTTAAGGGTCAGTAGTCGTCTACCAGCTGAAAGCTTTCGCTGTTTCAGCACATACCTCTGTTGATTCTGAGGGCATCGAACGCTGCATCAGTATTCCGAGGGATTGGGTCGACTTCTTGCAGCATCCATCGACAGGTGTGGGCTCGAACAGAAGAGTGATTCTGCTGGAACTGAGCGACACTGTCTCCATACCAGTGACACACATAGAAGCAGAGCCGTTTTGGGACCTGTCTGGATAAGAGCCGAGGCTAGAAATTTGGACATTACTGCTTCTGCATGTCAGAAACACGTCTCCTTATTCGGACTCCTCCCTGTTCTGCACCAAAATCTTTATCAGCGATCAGTTCAGTACACTCCCCGCGGTGGTTTTATGGACACAGCTACGGCTCTGGAATACCTGCAGTCTCTGATCGTGCTGGCGATATTCATACTGATATTGGGAATTGGCTTCAAGGTGTGGAGATGGAACTACGTAGTTCCACCAAGATGATTCTCTCTTTTTGATGAATCTGATGGCGTACGGGCGCGATCCGTACCGCAGTTTCCTTTTCCATGATAGGGTCGGCATGTGGCCTTCGCGAACTCTCGACTCCGTCGAAGCTCTCACCTGCAGACACAAATTCTGCTTGATCGAATCGCCGTGCATACCGTCAATCAGCACACCACCTGCATCACGTGAACCTCAGCTTCCTGACCTTCATCGTCGATAGATCAACGTGCGGAACTATTCCAGGCGTGGGCTGTATGTTCATCTTCTTCTGGAACTCTGTCTGTCCCTGCCAGGTGCCGCTGTTGATCAGCGTCACGCCCTTGTATCTCGTTATCCCCACCACGTGGACGTGTCCGCAGTGGAGTATCGCGGGCGGTTTGTCTATCACGTAGTGGTCCTCGGCCTCCGGGGCGACAGATACCCTGTTTCCGTATATCGGGCAGAGATGTCTCCGCCGGAGCATCTCAACCATCGCGAGCTCTGGCTCTCTGTACGAGAGTCCCGGAATCTTAAGGACAAAGTCGTCAATCGACCTTCCATGGTATATAAGCACCGGCCGGGAGGAGATCGTTATCCAGGATGGATTTCCGACGAACATCACGTTCCCGGGAAACAACGATTGTATCTCCTTCGGCAGTGCTGGCTGTGGCTCGGCCTGCCTCACGATATCATGGTTCCCAGGTGATATCACGATCTTCACCCATGATGGGATCTGTGAGATCAGATCTGCGGCCAGCTGATACTGCTCGTAGATGTCCTTTATCTCGAGCTCATCCTCCTGCCCCGGGTAGACTCCGATGCCATCAACTATATCTCCTGCGATCACGATACAGCCCACATCCGAGCTTAGCCCTGTCGGATCCTCTCCGGAAATCCAGGAGACGAAGCGGTTCCATGTATCCATCAAAAATTTATTGCTTCCCACATGGAGGTCTGAGAGGAACAGAGCTCCTCCGGATGCAGCTGTCAGGGGCTGGGGCTGAGCCTGCAGATCCGGCCAGACGATGGACTTCGCGAATATGCGACCCCTTCCATCGGATGTTCCGGTGATGCCCACAACCTCATCTGTCACCAGAAGCATCGAGTCCTCATAGGCAGGTGAATCCCTGGCGAAGAGCACGGTAACCATGCCTGTGGGATCCTCGAGCTCCACGACTCTGGCTCGAGATGTGTTTCTTATCGCCATTACCATCCCAATAACAGAGACCTCGCGCCCGGTGGTCTGCGCACCCAGGCTCTCGATGGGCCTGGAGCTCATTCTCTTGCTCAGAAGATCGCGAATCTTTACGTACCTGTCCCGGAAGTACTTCACGAAGTCGGTGTAGTCCCCTATACACGTCGATCTTCCTGTGATCTCCCTCAACACCTCGACCTCGACACCGGAGCTCCTCTGCTCGGGCGTGCAGGTCGTCGCTGGGGGTTCATTCACGGTTTGTGACACTGGTTTTGCATTCTCTTCCGCCGCCCTTCCTCGTCTCCCGTTCAGAAGTGAGAGTATATGCTCTGCGCTTACAACAACGGTGCTTGCATCGAGGCTGCTTATCAGATGGTCGATCGATACTGTATCTTTTTTCGATAGTATCTCGAGTGCCTCAGGTGTGAGCTGGTATCCCCTCTCAGCAAACATCTGAACGATCTCGAGCATCGAAAGCCGTATAACACCCTCCCACCAGATAAACCTCCCGATGAAGCTATCGGATACTCTGGCGGGTCTTCCGTCCTTTGTCAAGGACATAATATTCGTCGTTGTGGTTGTCGGCGGCGTCTCCCTCATCTCCCAGGTGCTTCTCGGCCTCTGGACCCCGATGGTCGCAGTTGAGTCCGGGAGCATGGTCCCGAACATGAATATTGGGGATATCATCATCGTGCAAGGCATATCCAGAACTGATGTGATCACATGGGAGGAGGGCAAGGCGAGAGGATACAGATCGTTCAACAACCCGGGGGATGTCATACTCTACCGCCCGTATGGGAAGGAGAAGCTTGGAGTGCTCGATATCATTCCTGGCATCCTGGGCATCGGAAGCAGTGGGGATAAGGCCACGCCCATAATACACAGGGCGATGAGATGGGTAGAGATGGGCGAGCCGATGTGGGATGGGGGGCCCCCAGCGCCATTCGCGGGTTACATAACGAAAGGCGATCACAACGAGGTAATCGATCAGATGGCTGGAAGGATTCTGGGGGTGCCGAACTATGCGTACATCAGAGAACACCCGGAGAGGTTCAGGGAGACGGCTGATGGCATTCTCATAGATCGAGAGACGGGACTCGTCATTTACAGCCATGGCAACACGTCTTATGTGACAGATGGTATAAGCTATCTGACACCTGTGAGAAAGGAGTGGGTCATAGGTGTCGCGAGATACAGAATACCATATGTGGGCTATATCAGGCTCATCCCCGAGATGATCGTGGACTGGATTCGCGGTATCATCTGAGCTTTCTCGCAACGACTGCGACGTGATCCCTGTGGTGTGGCAGGTCCACCCTCCTCAGGACCTCCACCCCACTGAGGCGCCTTATCTCCTCGTCGAAGATCTCGGTGGAACGGGCTGTTGAGTCGATGGATCTCGCCTTTATCATCACCACCATCAGACCGTTTGGCTTCAGGTATATCGATGCGTTTCTCGATGCTATCTCCGCCTGGTTGCGCTGCGCCACGTCCTGATATAAAAGATCCACTGGCTCGACGATCCTCCGGTACGTCTCAGGGCGTGCTGCATCCCCGAGTACTGGTATTATATTTTCACGCTGCTCTGCCAGGAGGAGAAGATCCCTCATCGCCCTCGGAGAGATCTCGACTGCGTAGATCATGCCTCCAGTGAGAA from Methanothrix thermoacetophila PT includes the following:
- a CDS encoding DUF504 domain-containing protein, which gives rise to MEELFPFGRHPKHILNEMKWRGFDLSDVEIEILHRGAPSNRIHARASEIALGRSFFTYMGTDIPYHRIEKIVYKGRTVFSRADIVKGQ
- a CDS encoding fibrillarin-like rRNA/tRNA 2'-O-methyltransferase; this encodes MKEILPGLYILRRDRLATSPPSQEPLYGEKIVDGLRVWDPRRSKLAALLLRYPCLEGVVPSGKVLYLGAANGTTVSYLGDILTGGMIYAVEISPRAMRDLLLLAEQRENIIPVLGDAARPETYRRIVEPVDLLYQDVAQRNQAEIASRNASIYLKPNGLMVVMIKARSIDSTARSTEIFDEEIRRLSGVEVLRRVDLPHHRDHVAVVARKLR
- a CDS encoding S24/S26 family peptidase translates to MKLSDTLAGLPSFVKDIIFVVVVVGGVSLISQVLLGLWTPMVAVESGSMVPNMNIGDIIIVQGISRTDVITWEEGKARGYRSFNNPGDVILYRPYGKEKLGVLDIIPGILGIGSSGDKATPIIHRAMRWVEMGEPMWDGGPPAPFAGYITKGDHNEVIDQMAGRILGVPNYAYIREHPERFRETADGILIDRETGLVIYSHGNTSYVTDGISYLTPVRKEWVIGVARYRIPYVGYIRLIPEMIVDWIRGII
- a CDS encoding DNA-directed DNA polymerase II small subunit, translated to MLEIVQMFAERGYQLTPEALEILSKKDTVSIDHLISSLDASTVVVSAEHILSLLNGRRGRAAEENAKPVSQTVNEPPATTCTPEQRSSGVEVEVLREITGRSTCIGDYTDFVKYFRDRYVKIRDLLSKRMSSRPIESLGAQTTGREVSVIGMVMAIRNTSRARVVELEDPTGMVTVLFARDSPAYEDSMLLVTDEVVGITGTSDGRGRIFAKSIVWPDLQAQPQPLTAASGGALFLSDLHVGSNKFLMDTWNRFVSWISGEDPTGLSSDVGCIVIAGDIVDGIGVYPGQEDELEIKDIYEQYQLAADLISQIPSWVKIVISPGNHDIVRQAEPQPALPKEIQSLFPGNVMFVGNPSWITISSRPVLIYHGRSIDDFVLKIPGLSYREPELAMVEMLRRRHLCPIYGNRVSVAPEAEDHYVIDKPPAILHCGHVHVVGITRYKGVTLINSGTWQGQTEFQKKMNIQPTPGIVPHVDLSTMKVRKLRFT